A window of Lacibacter sediminis contains these coding sequences:
- a CDS encoding outer membrane beta-barrel family protein has product MNRVTLSLIILFFAAIVSAQTSVRGKITTTILNQDKKPVENATAELLRSKDSSLVKTALSDKAGLVEFERIPLGSYIIRTSLVNHEKQFSSVITISENQTTASAADVVLQPSATQLKTIEVTGRKPFIQRLGDRIVVNVENSVVNAGSSAFDVLERSPGILIDANDNLSMRGRSGVIIMIDGKPTPMSGADLVNYLRSLPSNAIERIDLITNPSSKYDAAGNAGIIDIRMKKDQRFGTNGSITAGYGQGVYPKANGGINFNHRNKKMNLFGGYNYAYRMNLNNLLLDRNFFTSSGEFTGKDEKNNYTKIPLDLHTLRIGADFFPSKKTVIGFVVNSNMNFIRPNNNNSSVVSDASKQPMFTFRTQTRSQNENKNAVANVNIKHTFDSTGKELTADIDMGYFGSDNDSRVATQYYKLDGTALQPDYILDGFQKGNLRLATAKADYVQPMKSKSRFEAGFKTSLVHADNDARFFDMSSGSPIDDENKTNHFYYDENINAAYTNFKKEYKKFDFQIGLRAENTNVKTKQVKGNITWDSSYTQLFPSAFFNYKLKEDQTLGVSVSRRIDRPNYSQLNPFLFLIDVTTYSTGNPALLPQFTWSYELNYTVKNINFTLGYSRTKNNQNIVITRFKDAFPNIPSDDNITVQIPVNLASSDYYGLTVAAPVRINKWWNMMNNANVFYNHFNGRLAGTTLDNGKAVVNLSSNHTFTFGKGWTSELFGNYNSGGQYGFMAMRPQWGVGAGVQKSLWKGKGQVRFNITDIFWTNLPRATITYNNYIEIWRAYRETRVANLSFTYRFGSNKVAQARRRTTASEEERQRAQ; this is encoded by the coding sequence ATGAACAGAGTTACATTAAGCCTTATCATCCTTTTCTTTGCAGCAATTGTATCTGCACAAACATCCGTACGTGGAAAAATAACAACCACCATTCTTAACCAGGATAAGAAACCGGTAGAGAATGCAACAGCTGAATTATTGCGGAGTAAAGATTCTTCATTGGTAAAAACAGCATTGTCTGATAAAGCCGGACTTGTAGAATTTGAACGCATCCCCTTAGGTTCTTATATTATTCGAACCAGTCTTGTAAATCACGAGAAACAATTTTCATCAGTCATTACAATTTCCGAAAATCAAACAACAGCATCAGCAGCAGATGTTGTACTTCAACCTTCAGCCACACAATTAAAAACAATTGAAGTAACAGGAAGGAAACCGTTCATTCAACGCCTTGGTGACCGTATCGTTGTAAACGTTGAAAACAGTGTGGTGAATGCTGGAAGTTCTGCCTTTGATGTATTGGAACGTTCACCAGGTATTTTAATTGATGCAAATGATAACCTCAGCATGCGTGGCCGCAGCGGTGTCATCATCATGATCGATGGAAAACCAACACCCATGAGTGGTGCCGATCTGGTGAACTACTTACGAAGCCTTCCATCAAATGCTATTGAACGCATTGATCTTATCACCAACCCATCATCAAAGTATGATGCAGCAGGTAATGCAGGCATCATTGATATCCGCATGAAAAAAGATCAACGCTTTGGTACCAATGGCAGCATTACTGCAGGTTACGGACAAGGTGTTTATCCTAAAGCAAACGGCGGTATCAATTTCAATCACCGCAATAAGAAAATGAATTTGTTCGGTGGTTATAATTATGCCTACCGGATGAATTTGAATAACCTGTTGCTCGATCGTAATTTCTTTACCAGCTCTGGCGAATTCACCGGGAAAGATGAAAAGAATAACTATACCAAAATTCCTTTAGACCTGCACACCTTGCGTATTGGTGCCGATTTCTTTCCTTCGAAAAAAACAGTGATCGGGTTTGTGGTAAACAGCAACATGAATTTTATCAGACCAAATAATAATAACAGTTCTGTTGTGAGTGATGCATCCAAACAACCCATGTTCACCTTCCGCACACAAACACGCAGCCAGAATGAAAACAAGAATGCTGTGGCGAACGTGAACATCAAACATACATTCGATAGTACTGGAAAAGAATTAACAGCCGATATTGATATGGGTTATTTCGGATCAGATAATGATTCACGTGTGGCAACACAATATTATAAACTCGATGGAACTGCATTGCAACCTGATTATATATTAGATGGATTCCAGAAAGGGAACTTACGTCTTGCAACAGCAAAGGCCGATTATGTGCAACCTATGAAAAGCAAAAGCCGTTTTGAAGCAGGCTTTAAAACAAGTTTGGTGCATGCCGATAACGATGCACGCTTCTTTGATATGAGCAGCGGTTCACCAATTGATGATGAAAACAAAACCAATCATTTTTATTACGACGAAAATATCAACGCAGCTTATACCAACTTTAAAAAAGAATACAAGAAGTTTGACTTCCAGATCGGCTTACGTGCAGAGAACACTAATGTAAAAACTAAACAGGTAAAAGGAAACATCACATGGGATTCATCATACACACAACTCTTCCCAAGTGCCTTCTTTAATTATAAGCTGAAAGAAGATCAAACATTGGGCGTATCTGTCAGCCGTCGTATCGACAGACCAAACTATTCTCAACTGAATCCATTCTTATTCCTGATTGATGTAACAACTTATTCAACCGGTAACCCGGCTCTGTTACCACAGTTCACCTGGAGTTATGAGTTGAACTATACCGTGAAGAATATCAACTTCACACTTGGTTACAGCCGCACAAAGAATAACCAGAATATTGTGATCACACGATTTAAAGATGCGTTCCCCAATATTCCGAGTGATGACAACATTACGGTGCAGATACCGGTGAACCTTGCTTCATCTGATTACTATGGCTTAACTGTTGCTGCACCTGTACGCATCAACAAATGGTGGAACATGATGAACAATGCCAATGTGTTTTACAATCATTTCAATGGCAGACTTGCAGGAACAACATTAGATAATGGTAAAGCAGTGGTGAACCTCAGCAGCAATCATACGTTCACCTTTGGTAAAGGCTGGACTAGTGAATTGTTTGGTAACTATAATTCAGGTGGACAATATGGTTTTATGGCCATGCGTCCGCAATGGGGTGTGGGTGCAGGTGTACAAAAAAGTTTATGGAAAGGAAAAGGCCAGGTGCGTTTCAACATCACCGATATTTTCTGGACCAATTTACCAAGAGCAACAATTACGTATAACAACTATATCGAAATATGGAGAGCATACCGTGAAACAAGAGTAGCCAACCTCAGCTTCACGTATCGCTTTGGCAGTAATAAAGTGGCACAGGCAAGAAGAAGAACAACGGCATCGGAAGAAGAGCGCCAACGTGCACAATAA
- the mnmG gene encoding tRNA uridine-5-carboxymethylaminomethyl(34) synthesis enzyme MnmG, protein MFPEYDVIVVGAGHAGCEAAASAANMGSKVLLVTMNMQTIAQMSCNPAMGGIAKGQIVREIDALGGYSGIVSDKSMIQFRMLNRSKGPAMWSPRTQNDRMLFATTWREMLEQTPNVDFYQDMVRQLLVKDGRCYGVITGLGHEIKAKSVVVTSGTFLNGVIHIGEKQLGGGRISEKAATGITEQLVELGFESDRLKTGTPPRIDGRSLDYSKMEEQKGDEEITGFSYMDVPVIKPEQQRSCFITYTSQEVHDVLKTGFDRSPMYQGRIQGTGPRYCPSIEDKINRFAERDRHQLFVEPEGWNTVEIYVNGFSTSLPEQVQYEALRKVVGFENVRMFRPGYAIEYDFFPPTQLTYSLETKQIQNLFFAGQINGTTGYEEAACQGLMAGINAHLKATEQDPFILKRSDAYIGVLIDDLISKGTDEPYRMFTSRAEYRTLLRQDNADLRLTELSYKMGLATQERMDKTRSKLDAVERIKSSLADVSLTPEEINELLVANNSAPLTQKQKALQLLLRPGIQLSKLIAASPTLQQLTGTPTAEVMEQAEIQVKYDVYIEKEKELVQRMSQLEDLEIPNSFDYNKISSLSTEALQKFKKIKPRTLGQASRISGVNPSDVQILMVYMGR, encoded by the coding sequence ATGTTTCCTGAATACGATGTGATAGTTGTTGGTGCCGGCCATGCCGGTTGTGAGGCGGCCGCCTCTGCTGCGAATATGGGCAGTAAGGTGTTGTTGGTTACAATGAACATGCAGACCATTGCTCAAATGAGCTGTAATCCTGCTATGGGCGGAATTGCCAAAGGCCAGATCGTACGGGAAATAGATGCTCTTGGAGGGTATAGTGGAATTGTTAGTGATAAGAGCATGATCCAGTTCAGGATGCTCAACCGATCAAAAGGCCCGGCTATGTGGAGCCCAAGAACACAAAACGACCGGATGCTCTTTGCCACAACATGGAGGGAAATGCTGGAGCAAACGCCTAATGTTGATTTCTACCAGGATATGGTGCGCCAACTGTTGGTGAAGGATGGCCGTTGCTACGGAGTTATAACGGGGTTGGGCCATGAGATCAAAGCAAAATCAGTGGTGGTCACCAGTGGTACTTTTCTGAACGGTGTTATTCATATTGGTGAGAAGCAATTAGGTGGCGGACGTATTTCAGAGAAAGCAGCAACAGGGATTACCGAGCAATTGGTTGAGCTTGGATTTGAAAGCGATCGCCTCAAAACAGGCACACCTCCACGAATTGATGGACGCAGTCTCGATTATTCCAAAATGGAAGAACAGAAGGGCGACGAAGAGATCACTGGTTTTTCCTACATGGATGTTCCCGTCATTAAGCCCGAGCAACAACGAAGCTGTTTTATTACATATACAAGCCAGGAAGTACATGATGTTTTAAAGACTGGTTTCGACCGCAGCCCCATGTACCAGGGTCGCATCCAGGGAACTGGTCCACGTTATTGCCCGAGTATAGAAGATAAGATCAATCGATTTGCCGAACGTGATCGTCACCAACTATTTGTTGAGCCGGAAGGCTGGAACACAGTTGAGATTTATGTAAACGGATTTTCAACTTCATTACCGGAACAAGTGCAATACGAAGCTCTTCGTAAAGTGGTAGGTTTTGAGAATGTGCGCATGTTCCGCCCCGGCTATGCGATTGAATACGATTTCTTCCCACCAACACAATTGACCTACTCACTCGAAACAAAACAAATACAGAACCTGTTCTTTGCCGGCCAGATCAACGGAACCACTGGTTACGAAGAAGCGGCTTGCCAGGGATTAATGGCCGGCATCAATGCGCATTTGAAAGCAACAGAACAGGATCCGTTTATTTTAAAAAGAAGCGATGCCTATATCGGTGTGTTGATCGATGACCTCATCAGCAAAGGCACAGATGAACCATATCGCATGTTTACCAGTCGTGCTGAATACAGAACACTGCTGCGCCAGGATAATGCTGATCTGCGGTTAACCGAACTCAGTTACAAAATGGGATTAGCAACGCAGGAACGCATGGATAAAACCCGCAGCAAACTGGATGCGGTGGAACGCATCAAATCATCGCTGGCAGATGTTTCACTCACGCCTGAAGAAATCAATGAGCTCCTTGTTGCAAACAATAGTGCGCCACTTACGCAAAAACAAAAAGCATTACAACTGTTACTTCGCCCCGGTATTCAATTGAGCAAACTGATTGCTGCATCACCCACCTTACAACAACTAACGGGAACGCCTACCGCAGAAGTAATGGAGCAGGCAGAAATACAGGTGAAGTATGATGTGTACATCGAAAAAGAAAAAGAACTGGTACAACGCATGAGCCAATTGGAAGACCTCGAAATTCCAAACAGTTTTGATTATAACAAGATCTCTTCTTTAAGTACAGAAGCATTGCAGAAGTTTAAAAAAATCAAGCCACGCACGCTTGGCCAGGCATCACGCATTTCAGGTGTAAACCCAAGTGATGTGCAAATACTCATGGTGTATATGGGGCGTTAA
- a CDS encoding fatty acid desaturase, with the protein MTAILLFFTLHWFLSLFFHSFFLHRYASHQMYTAKPGWEKTFYFLTWFVQGSSFLVPRAYAVMHRMHHAYSDTEKDPHSPHFFKDIWQMMVHTARIFSGFVTGKNVPDPEFTREYLPVWDKLDKFGHNNITRGFFIAGYVAFYFFFAPSFWWFLLLPIHFLMGPIQGAIVNWFGHKMGYRNYKIEDHSKNTTPWGVLLMGELFQNNHHKDKDNANFARKWYEFDLTFVIMRVMHALRIIRLKPVHLPQQKLKH; encoded by the coding sequence ATGACAGCGATTCTCTTGTTTTTTACATTGCATTGGTTTTTAAGTTTGTTCTTTCACTCATTCTTTCTTCATCGGTATGCTTCCCACCAGATGTACACGGCAAAGCCGGGCTGGGAAAAAACATTTTACTTCTTAACATGGTTTGTACAGGGTTCTTCTTTTTTGGTGCCACGTGCGTATGCAGTGATGCATCGTATGCACCACGCATACAGCGATACAGAGAAAGATCCGCACTCACCACACTTCTTTAAAGATATCTGGCAAATGATGGTGCACACGGCACGCATCTTCAGCGGTTTTGTTACGGGCAAGAATGTTCCCGATCCTGAATTTACCCGTGAGTACTTACCTGTTTGGGATAAGTTGGATAAGTTTGGTCATAACAATATTACCCGTGGGTTTTTTATTGCAGGGTATGTTGCCTTCTATTTCTTTTTTGCACCAAGCTTCTGGTGGTTCCTGTTATTGCCCATTCATTTTTTGATGGGACCAATTCAAGGTGCCATTGTAAACTGGTTTGGTCATAAGATGGGTTACCGCAATTATAAAATTGAAGACCACAGTAAGAACACCACGCCATGGGGTGTGTTGCTGATGGGTGAACTGTTTCAGAACAATCACCACAAGGATAAAGACAATGCAAACTTTGCACGTAAGTGGTATGAGTTTGATCTCACCTTTGTGATCATGCGTGTGATGCATGCGTTACGTATCATTCGTTTAAAACCTGTGCACCTGCCACAGCAAAAACTCAAGCATTAA
- a CDS encoding very short patch repair endonuclease, which produces MADVHTKEQRRFNMQQIKGKNTKPEMLVRKYLHAQGFRYKLHDKTLPGKPDLVLPKYKTVIFIHGCFWHGHRNCKYFIVPKTRTEWWTDKINKNIANDLKAMKLLKKDGWKIITIWECKLKPVKLQQALTALVKKLS; this is translated from the coding sequence ATGGCCGATGTACATACTAAGGAGCAGCGTCGTTTTAATATGCAACAGATCAAAGGCAAAAACACAAAGCCTGAAATGCTGGTGCGGAAATATTTACATGCACAGGGCTTTCGTTACAAACTCCACGACAAAACATTACCCGGCAAACCCGATCTCGTATTACCGAAATACAAAACAGTCATCTTTATTCATGGATGTTTCTGGCATGGCCACAGGAACTGTAAATACTTTATAGTTCCTAAAACAAGAACAGAGTGGTGGACGGATAAGATCAATAAGAATATTGCCAACGATTTGAAAGCAATGAAGCTGCTGAAGAAAGATGGCTGGAAAATCATCACCATCTGGGAATGCAAACTCAAACCCGTAAAGCTTCAACAAGCACTTACCGCTCTGGTAAAAAAACTCTCTTGA
- a CDS encoding helix-turn-helix domain-containing protein, with the protein MQHIEFVHSDHFETNYHRHHVTGPLSLFIEFFWQTKFDHLWQKYPDGFSDVLFPNLGYSYLINLGSPYDMQIEQNRQQMRGDGFLPRLNNIEAFHRPGNSVFGIKFKVSPVIFEKKVNFSEYSGTMFPLSYLMDQQLINNIKHAGSFEKRVQLLTNHYEDTVEQYRGSLQPINIVTEILQKAVINNNFNTTIEDLAAHYSISTRTLQRYFESGTGVSSKQALQVLRIRKAVSHIVSRPQTFHYGVYGYYDYSHFHKHLRQFLQKDSLVHLQPHLQLLQIARKKELR; encoded by the coding sequence GTGCAACACATTGAATTTGTTCATAGCGATCACTTCGAAACTAACTATCACCGACATCATGTAACGGGACCTTTATCTCTGTTTATTGAATTCTTCTGGCAAACAAAGTTTGATCATCTCTGGCAAAAATATCCTGATGGTTTCAGTGATGTATTGTTTCCCAACCTTGGTTATTCGTATCTCATTAATTTAGGATCGCCTTACGATATGCAGATCGAACAGAACCGTCAGCAAATGAGAGGTGATGGTTTTTTGCCGAGGCTCAATAACATTGAAGCGTTTCATCGTCCGGGAAATTCTGTATTTGGTATTAAGTTTAAAGTGAGCCCGGTGATCTTTGAGAAGAAGGTGAATTTTTCGGAGTACAGCGGCACCATGTTTCCATTGAGTTATCTCATGGATCAACAGCTCATCAATAACATTAAGCATGCAGGCTCTTTTGAAAAACGTGTGCAGCTGCTTACCAATCATTACGAAGATACTGTTGAACAATACCGTGGTTCTTTACAACCCATCAATATTGTTACAGAGATCCTGCAGAAAGCAGTGATCAATAATAATTTCAATACTACCATTGAAGATCTTGCTGCACATTACAGCATTTCCACACGCACGTTGCAACGTTATTTTGAATCGGGCACGGGTGTGAGCAGCAAGCAGGCCTTACAGGTGTTGCGTATACGCAAAGCTGTGAGCCATATCGTGAGCCGTCCGCAAACGTTTCATTACGGTGTGTATGGTTACTACGATTACAGTCATTTCCACAAACATCTCCGCCAGTTTCTACAGAAAGACAGCCTGGTGCATTTACAACCTCACTTACAGTTATTGCAGATTGCAAGGAAGAAAGAATTAAGGTAG
- a CDS encoding McrB family protein, whose protein sequence is MKIIRQITRESILSAIEKINENSELRSGRESTSYDLVINGERYPPILVLSEANKILGGQQLTLNDFGNSTKVAFDILEKLGFSVEKKSNFSEIVNKVNKVDLEIYFQLLKSIVNKFSLKKDDKRLVFSTKQQQLNFIIGQRYCLVLKNKNSKSEVGFITYKQINNLSSEFDGTPLAYYNISENFQDLERYNATIMKAIEQELTRTRSSGFLNNDDNDFRESIFKESAMPLSKESRKVWIEKTLVEGRNDREDGNYALGKMMWSPQKDKRGADIYSLMREVEKGDVIIHLTNNNAFTGVSRVRSKYKEGKGLKNTEWEGPAYLIELEGFVPIQPIDRRLILNDFYKQQLLTIKENNRVFYNSELNLNQGAYITECPVELCNIINAEYFKLTGESLPYIDQSVSMIHNLSFSINQFVDDLNNTGFFFNKSTVARFVSAMVSKPFVILTGLSGSGKTKLAQTFVTWICENRSQFCIVPVGADWTNREPLLGYPNALNPHEYVKPDSGVLDLIIKAGNQPDLPHFLILDEMNLSHVERYFADFLSVMESKEEIPLYAEGTVENGVPAKIRVPSNLFIIGTVNIDETTNMFSPKVLDRANTIEFRVTQEEMKSFLDNIKDINLGALNGKGAGMAKPFLDMAANKLFATADIDAINRALVQFFGELKKTGAEFGYRSATEIMRLIHQLTVVDNTLTTNQKIDIAIMQKLLPKLHGSRRKLCPVLESLGSFCISGEVKIIKDVLEKKDFDFNGANVLYPLSLEKIARMYNGAIDNGFASFAEA, encoded by the coding sequence ATGAAAATAATACGACAGATAACCCGGGAAAGCATTCTATCTGCTATTGAAAAAATTAATGAAAACTCTGAATTACGATCAGGGAGAGAATCGACTAGTTATGACTTAGTCATCAATGGCGAAAGATATCCCCCAATATTAGTTTTATCTGAAGCGAATAAAATTTTGGGCGGACAACAACTTACATTAAATGACTTTGGAAATTCAACGAAAGTAGCTTTTGATATATTGGAGAAGCTAGGGTTCTCAGTTGAAAAGAAATCTAATTTCTCTGAAATAGTTAACAAGGTTAATAAAGTTGATCTAGAAATTTATTTTCAATTATTAAAGAGCATAGTAAATAAGTTTTCACTTAAAAAAGACGACAAGAGGCTAGTTTTCAGTACAAAGCAACAGCAATTGAATTTTATTATTGGCCAACGATATTGCTTGGTTTTAAAAAACAAAAATTCCAAAAGCGAAGTTGGGTTTATCACTTACAAGCAAATTAATAATCTAAGCAGTGAGTTTGATGGAACTCCTTTAGCATATTACAACATCTCTGAAAACTTTCAAGATCTTGAAAGGTATAATGCTACGATCATGAAAGCTATTGAACAGGAGCTTACAAGAACTAGAAGCTCTGGTTTTTTAAATAATGACGACAACGATTTTAGAGAATCAATTTTTAAAGAATCTGCAATGCCATTATCAAAAGAATCACGTAAGGTTTGGATAGAAAAAACATTGGTTGAGGGTAGAAATGATAGAGAAGACGGTAATTATGCACTTGGAAAAATGATGTGGTCTCCTCAAAAAGATAAAAGAGGTGCGGATATTTATTCTTTAATGCGGGAAGTTGAAAAAGGGGATGTTATTATACATCTGACTAATAATAATGCTTTCACTGGTGTTTCAAGGGTTAGATCGAAGTACAAAGAAGGCAAAGGGCTAAAAAATACAGAATGGGAAGGGCCGGCATATTTGATAGAGCTTGAAGGCTTCGTTCCGATACAACCGATAGATCGTAGATTAATTCTAAATGACTTTTATAAGCAACAACTTTTAACAATAAAAGAAAATAACAGAGTATTCTATAACTCTGAACTTAATCTCAATCAAGGGGCTTATATAACAGAATGCCCAGTTGAGTTATGTAACATTATAAATGCAGAATATTTTAAACTCACAGGTGAGTCATTACCTTATATCGATCAATCAGTATCAATGATCCACAATCTCAGTTTTTCTATTAACCAATTTGTAGATGACCTAAATAACACCGGCTTTTTCTTCAACAAGTCAACTGTAGCTAGATTTGTTTCAGCAATGGTTTCAAAGCCTTTTGTTATTCTTACAGGGTTATCTGGATCTGGCAAAACAAAACTTGCCCAAACTTTTGTTACTTGGATCTGCGAAAATAGAAGCCAATTTTGTATTGTACCAGTTGGTGCAGATTGGACTAACAGGGAGCCTTTACTTGGTTATCCCAATGCTTTGAACCCCCATGAATATGTAAAACCTGATAGTGGAGTTTTAGACTTAATAATTAAAGCAGGAAACCAACCTGACTTGCCGCATTTTTTGATATTGGATGAAATGAATCTAAGTCACGTGGAACGATATTTTGCCGATTTTTTAAGTGTAATGGAATCGAAAGAAGAAATTCCGTTATATGCAGAAGGAACGGTTGAGAATGGCGTTCCCGCAAAAATTCGAGTGCCTTCCAATTTATTCATTATCGGTACTGTTAACATTGATGAAACCACAAATATGTTCAGTCCTAAAGTACTTGATAGAGCAAACACTATTGAGTTTCGGGTTACACAAGAGGAAATGAAAAGCTTTCTCGACAATATTAAAGACATCAACTTGGGCGCCCTAAATGGAAAAGGTGCAGGAATGGCCAAACCCTTTTTGGATATGGCAGCCAATAAATTATTTGCTACAGCAGATATTGATGCCATCAATAGAGCATTGGTTCAATTCTTTGGCGAACTAAAAAAGACCGGAGCCGAATTTGGATATCGCAGTGCAACGGAAATTATGCGTTTGATCCATCAGTTAACTGTAGTGGACAATACACTAACAACCAACCAAAAAATTGACATTGCCATCATGCAAAAGCTTCTGCCCAAGCTGCATGGCTCACGCAGAAAATTATGTCCGGTGCTTGAATCTTTGGGCTCCTTCTGTATTTCGGGTGAAGTCAAAATCATTAAGGATGTACTTGAAAAAAAAGACTTTGATTTCAATGGTGCAAATGTGCTTTATCCTTTGTCGCTTGAAAAAATTGCACGAATGTACAATGGAGCTATAGATAATGGTTTTGCAAGTTTTGCTGAAGCATAA